From the Alkaliphilus flagellatus genome, the window GAAAGTTATAAAATATAGATTTTGTCCAGAAACAATTGAGATTATTAAAGGTAGCAATTGGTTTGATAATGACATTTCTGAAGCCAAGAAAGTGGTTAAAATATTGGAGGAACAATGTTATTGATATAATAGATCTTCAATTAAGGAACCAGGTGATTAAATGAAAATTCTACATATTAATTCGAATTACTTATATACAACTCTATTTGATAAAATGATTCAAAGTTTGATTGTACAGGGAGTTGAAAATACTGTTTTCATGCCTGTAAGTGGGAAGATAAGGTTTGTTATACCGGATAAAGATTATGTTTATCACCCCATTTGTTTTAATGATAAGGACAGATACTTGTATAATTATAAGCAGACGAAAATATTTAAAAGCTTAAATAAGACACTAAATGTAAGGCCGTATAATATTGTTCATGCTCATACGTTATTTACTGATGGACATATTGCATACAAGATTAAACAGACATATGGAACACCTTATGTCGTAGCTGTAAGAAATACTGATGTCAACACTTTTTTAAAATATATGATTCATTTAAGGAAACTGGGAATTAAGATTCTAAAAGAAGCGGTAAAGGTAATTTTTTTATCAGAGTCCTATAGAAATACGGTTATAGAGAAATATGTACCTGCTAATCTAAAACAAGAAATATTAGGAAAAACAGAAATTATACCTAATGGAATAGATGAGTTTTGGCTTGAGAATAAAGGAAATACAAGAGATTTCCCTGAACGAGAAAATCTAAGATTGGTTTATGTAGGTGTTATTAATAAAAACAAGAATATAACAACCACAATGAAAGCGATCGAGATCCTACAAAAGAAAGGTTTTAATGTTAAATTTACTGTAGTTGGTAGAATTGATGATAAGTCTATATACCAACAAATTATGGACAAACATTATATAAAATACATGGCGCCAAAATCTAAAGAAGAATTATTGGATATATACCGTGCCAATGATGTATTTGCGATGCCATCAACAACGGAAACTTTTGGTTTGGTATATGCAGAAGCAATGAGTCAGGGGCTCCCAGTAATTTATTCTAAAGGACAAGGATTTGATGGACAATTTAAAGAGGGGCAAGTTGGTTATAGTGTTACGTCTAATAATCCGGAAGATATTGCGTATGCAATTGAAAAAATTCTATTAAATTACTTTCAAATTAGTAATAAATGCCTTCAATTATCTTCAAAGTTCAATTGGAATGAAATAGCAAATAAGTACATGTGTATATATAAGAAATGCGAAAGAACAGATGTTTTAAATATCTAAAGTGAAGGAACTAAGTCTAAAATAGATAGCCGAGACATTTAGTATAATAAAAGAGTATAGCAAAAAAAGCCATCTATTAATGACATTTATAAAAGGAATATGGATAAGGAAAAAATTATGTTTTCATAATAACACGATAACCTTGAGTTTTAGCTAATAAAATAGCTTGTTCAACTGTAATTTCACGATTTACAAGCAGAACATCAGATTTTTTATATAAAACTGCATTATATGGTTCTTTCTTTTTAAGAATATTATATATTGCAGTTCATAACATTCGTGTAATTACAATAATTGCTTGCGTGTAATCAAGATGCTTTTAAATAGCGGTTTTGAATTCAGCATGCTTTTCACTCTTTACAACGGCAGTAGCACATTGTACTAAAGGAGGTTTAATGTAGAATCTATTATTGAAATTCTTACTGACTTTTTATTACCAGAACTTTCATTATTAGTAGGTGTAAGTTGTACCAAGGAATATAAATGCTTAACTATTGGGAACACGTCCATATTGACAACTATTTCAGATACAATTGCAATGGCGGAAAAGATGTTCTTAAAGAGCGGAACAGTTAAGATTAAGCTAATTTCTTCTGAGTAGGGCACGTAAAGAGAAAGAATAACATTTTCAAGCTCAGCTTTACATGCTTCAATGTTATCGTAGTGCTGCTTAATAATTTTTAATTTACCAGCTTGCTCATGTGTAATAAATATATTAATAATAAGTTCTATTTCAGAGATTTTATCTTTCATAGAACCGTGGATAAAAGGTTCAATATCAAACCTTTTCTTTTATAGAAAGGATTTTCCAACAATTTGCTAATAACATTCATGGAACTTTTTCTAAGATCTCAGAAGTAGTATTAGCAAGCTGAATATTAGAAACGGTTAAGCAATTTTGAAGACGGTTTTTCTCAGTGGACATAAAATTAGTTAGTTTAAAAGGGTATCGCATGAGGTTACGAAGTTGGCTAAGCTAATAGCAAAAGGAGGTAAAAAGCTTCCGGCTATAAGGAGGTCATATTTAAACAAATCAGCAATCCACTTAGCATCCTTTTGTCAGTCTTTTTACCATGGATTGCTTTGACATATTTAGGACGTGCAAGAATTATGTTGTAAGAATTTTCTAGTATATTAAAAACAGGAATCCAATACTTACAGATAGATTCCATACAGACATCTTTACAGTTGTTTTTACAAAGCCATTGCGGTAACTCTTTCAGACCTTTGATATAGGTAGAAAAGCGATGATGTTTGTAAGTAGTAACGCCTTTACTGTTGGTTGAAGCAACAACAAATTTGATAAATGATTTTTAAAGCCACAGGGAAAGCTCCTTTCGAAGAACTATAGAGATGGATAGCATTGATTCATTGCCTAGCAATAAATGAGTAATGTTTATACAAAGATAAGTTTGAGTGCTCTAAGTCATACTTATTTGTGCTTGGAAAGACAATCTACACATATAACTATGCGGTGATTCATTCATAGGAGTAGCCCACTCACATCCCTGTGATTTGTAGTTGACTGTTATCCCTATAGCTTAGTATAATAAAGAATACGCTCGAAGCCAAATCATTTCGTTACGTTTTGTCTTGAGCGAAGCGAAAGGAATGGATATAACTATGAGTGTATTGAGAATAACTAATGCAAAGAGAATGAAAAGCATGCCTTTTTTAGGTATTGTTACATATAGAATTCTGTTGGATGTAATTTACAAAAAGATTGTTGTTCCTTTTTTTGGCTATTCTGGATTTGAAATGGAACACAGTATAGCACTATATATCCTTTCTTGGACAATTTTATTTTTATTGATGCCAGTAATTATTAAAAATAATAATGATCAAAACCATCCATCAAGTTTAATTATTCTAATTCTTTCACTTGTTGTATTTGTACCTTTTACTACAATGATGGGCTACGGTTTTTTTTCAGGGTATTACATAATATGCAATACTATTTATTGGCTATTTCTGTTTTTGTTTCATAGGCTCTTTTTGCATATTAAGTTTATAAGTTTAAGACCACCAAAAAACACTTTTAGTAATTTTGTAATAATGATTATTGGTATTGTTTTTTTATTCGTGAATATTTTTATATCGTGGAAGTATACAGGATTTAGATTTACATTTGATCTGTTTAGTGTATATACATTAAGAAGCGAGACATCTACATTTAATTTACCTTTAGCAATTGAATATATTTTTTCTGCATCTAAAGCTATAAATCCCTTATTGCTAGTATATTCGTTTACAAAAAAGAAATATGGTATTTCAAGTTTAATTTTGTTAGTTCAATTTCTAAGCTTTGGTATTAATGGGATGAAAAGTGTTTTTTTTATTACATTATTAGTTATGTTAGTATTCTTATTTTATAAAGATAGTTATATTAATAAAATACCATGGTTGTGTTCCGGATTATGTTTGGTAGGGTTACTAGAATTTGTGATATCTAAATCGTTTGTTATTGTTGATTTGTTGATAAGAAGGATGATGTTTCTTACAAATATGTTAAATGCATATTATTTTGATTTTTTTACAAATAATACTCCGGATTATTTTAGACAAAGTATATTAAGGTATTTTGGGATTAAATCACCATATTCAGATATACGATACATGATAGGTGATATTTATTTTTCTAGACCTGAAATGGGTGCAAACAGTGGTTTGATTAGCGACGCTATTTCCAATCTTGGGATTATTGGAGTTGTAATTATGCCTATTATGATTGCTATTGCACTGAAATTATTTGATAATTGTATAAAAGGCTTAAACAAAAGGTTGTATATTGCATTGTGTGTATTAGTGGCATATTATTTTATAAGTTCTTTCTTGTTCACCATTTTACTTACCCATGGTTTTTTAGCATTATGCATAGTCTTTTATCTTTTGCCGCGGGATAGTGAAACAATGTAATGTGTGTTGGATAGATAAATTGTTGCTAAATTAGCCTATTGTGCTAGTCAAAATTTACAAATAGAAAAAGTTACAGAAATTATCTTAACCTATCTTTGATAGTTATCATAAAATCAAGATAGGAGGATAATATATGCTAAAGGTTACCAATCTTCTATCGGATAGATAGAAGATTTAAAGGATTTTATCACAGTAACTTATGTCGTTATTGATGGTATTTACCATGAAGTTACTCTAACATATATTAAACATCTTAAAAACATTGCCACTACCATCCTTAGAGATAGTGAAATAATCACCATTGCAACTGTAGGAGAGCTTCTTTCAATTGATTTAAAAAAGCGTAGTTTAAATTTTATAAAAGGAATTATAAAGATTTTTTCCCCCAAATTTGTGATAGATCTAGATTTAATAGAACTCATAGAAACTTACATGCAGTGATCGAAGAAATTAGAAAAAGAATTTTTCAATTATTGGACTATCATATGGATAGCCATGGAATCATTGATAGTATGCTTATTCCAGTATATGAATTTAGCAGAGCAGTTGTTCATAAGATATTTAGAGAACTAGGTAAGTATAGCAAATGTCCCTCCAAAAAGAGGACTTATCTAGGATTTAAACTCCACCTACTATCATATTTTGATTATATATTAGTGATTTTGTATTAACTGATGTTTCTCAAGATTATCGTAGAGATATATTGGAATTAGTTGAATCCTATCGTTCTTTAATAATCATAGGAGATAAGGAATATATAAATAAGGATATATCTCCTGAATTAAGCAAGGAAAATGATATTGAACTAATTTTTATGAACAGAAATAATGCAAGTCGACTTATCCAAAATCATTGAGACAAAGTATTTTTAAAGTCAGGACAAAATTGAAACTTCATTCTCTCGGTTAACTGAGCAACTTAATATTAATAAATCTCTTGGAAAGTTATTAATCTATCTAATATTCAAGAACAGATATTTTGATAATACATCCATAAAATTAGTTTTTTAAATAAGTGCAACATCTGTAAATAAATTTATTGCTATAATATGAATTAAACTTGAACTGTAATAAATTTTTTATTTATTGTAACGAGTTAATTTAATAAATTAAGTATATAATAAAGTAATTATTTTATAGATACTAATAGTAACTAAAATGAGTTCACTTATGATTTAGAATCTAAAGTTATAAAAATAGGAATAAAAATACTTATGATTATGAAAATGGAGCATGAATTATAAATGAAAAAAACAGCAAT encodes:
- a CDS encoding O-antigen polymerase; this encodes MSVLRITNAKRMKSMPFLGIVTYRILLDVIYKKIVVPFFGYSGFEMEHSIALYILSWTILFLLMPVIIKNNNDQNHPSSLIILILSLVVFVPFTTMMGYGFFSGYYIICNTIYWLFLFLFHRLFLHIKFISLRPPKNTFSNFVIMIIGIVFLFVNIFISWKYTGFRFTFDLFSVYTLRSETSTFNLPLAIEYIFSASKAINPLLLVYSFTKKKYGISSLILLVQFLSFGINGMKSVFFITLLVMLVFLFYKDSYINKIPWLCSGLCLVGLLEFVISKSFVIVDLLIRRMMFLTNMLNAYYFDFFTNNTPDYFRQSILRYFGIKSPYSDIRYMIGDIYFSRPEMGANSGLISDAISNLGIIGVVIMPIMIAIALKLFDNCIKGLNKRLYIALCVLVAYYFISSFLFTILLTHGFLALCIVFYLLPRDSETM
- a CDS encoding glycosyltransferase family 4 protein; the protein is MKILHINSNYLYTTLFDKMIQSLIVQGVENTVFMPVSGKIRFVIPDKDYVYHPICFNDKDRYLYNYKQTKIFKSLNKTLNVRPYNIVHAHTLFTDGHIAYKIKQTYGTPYVVAVRNTDVNTFLKYMIHLRKLGIKILKEAVKVIFLSESYRNTVIEKYVPANLKQEILGKTEIIPNGIDEFWLENKGNTRDFPERENLRLVYVGVINKNKNITTTMKAIEILQKKGFNVKFTVVGRIDDKSIYQQIMDKHYIKYMAPKSKEELLDIYRANDVFAMPSTTETFGLVYAEAMSQGLPVIYSKGQGFDGQFKEGQVGYSVTSNNPEDIAYAIEKILLNYFQISNKCLQLSSKFNWNEIANKYMCIYKKCERTDVLNI